The Micromonospora sp. WMMD961 genome has a segment encoding these proteins:
- a CDS encoding XRE family transcriptional regulator yields the protein MNDRSEVERLARTRLRSIRTTLGYSLDELAQRSNLSPSTISRVETGKRTLSLDVLVPLAGALQVSLDVLFEASSDEDVVIRPVQHRSGSRTTWPLSRVDGRTMAVKVRLEPEATMPAQRVHPGYDWLLVLEGRVLLWLGERQIEVEKGEAAEFSTMTPHSMTALDAPAELIMIFDREGQRAHLHQ from the coding sequence ATGAACGACCGCAGTGAGGTGGAGCGTCTGGCCCGCACACGGCTGCGGAGCATCCGCACCACGCTCGGCTACTCCCTGGACGAACTCGCCCAGCGCAGCAACCTCAGCCCGTCGACGATCAGCCGGGTCGAGACAGGCAAACGGACGCTCAGTCTCGATGTGCTCGTGCCCCTGGCCGGCGCGCTGCAGGTCAGCCTCGACGTCCTGTTCGAGGCAAGCAGCGACGAGGACGTGGTGATCCGTCCCGTTCAGCACCGTTCGGGTTCACGCACGACGTGGCCGCTGAGCCGCGTCGACGGGCGCACCATGGCGGTGAAGGTCCGGTTGGAGCCCGAGGCGACGATGCCGGCCCAGCGGGTCCATCCGGGGTACGACTGGCTCCTGGTGCTCGAGGGCAGGGTCCTGCTGTGGCTCGGCGAACGGCAGATCGAGGTCGAAAAGGGCGAGGCAGCCGAATTCTCGACGATGACGCCACACTCGATGACAGCGCTCGACGCGCCGGCCGAGCTGATCATGATCTTCGATCGCGAGGGGCAGCGCGCGCATCTACACCAGTGA
- a CDS encoding ATP-binding cassette domain-containing protein, translating to MRDNLTYAAPDSDDEHLLRALAAVGADDWATRELLDKEAGPLPPAQAQQLALARLLVRGPPVVVLDEATAEAGSAGAGELDRRLRRPVVGLVALGNASDLTPPASRRGLTGVDARAAPRDRRS from the coding sequence CTGCGCGACAACCTCACCTACGCCGCGCCGGACTCCGACGACGAACACCTCCTCAGGGCCCTGGCGGCGGTCGGCGCTGACGACTGGGCGACGCGTGAGCTCCTCGACAAGGAAGCTGGCCCCCTGCCACCGGCACAGGCGCAGCAGCTCGCGCTGGCCCGGCTGCTCGTGCGCGGCCCGCCCGTCGTGGTGCTCGACGAGGCGACCGCCGAAGCGGGCAGCGCCGGTGCCGGTGAGCTGGACCGGCGCCTACGCCGCCCTGTGGTCGGCCTGGTCGCACTCGGCAACGCCAGCGATCTGACCCCGCCGGCGTCCCGACGCGGTCTCACTGGTGTAGATGCGCGCGCTGCCCCTCGCGATCGAAGATCATGA
- a CDS encoding FAD-dependent oxidoreductase, translating to MTDHAHEASEHTPHQSIVRKCDVAVIGGSAAGLAAALQLARQRRSVIVIDDGTPRNAPAAHMHGYLGREGTPPEAMRAIGREEVRSYGGSVLHGRVLAVRKEDDGFHLALSGGHGLVARRILAATGIVDELPDIEGLAERWGAQVFNCPFCHGWEARDLRVVQIVTSPMGLHPTPLMRHLTDRLTVVLHDATGIDPDAVKTLVASGVPVVESAVRRLTDADADGSLVVELADGHSLPADAILTGGRFRPRVEMLAGLGVDTTAHPSGLGDLVAVDPAGRTSVEGVFAAGNLTDPSGQVLQSAANGSWIGAQIAFSLAAEDITAGARPSGVAIEWDSRYGDQERVWSANPNGTLVAEVADLPPGRALDVGAGEGADALWLAERGWQVTASDVSATALDRIRAEAERRGLDVRTLHRDANDPAAYADQTYDLVSLQYGSFQRTPEQRGLRNLLDAVAVGGTLLVVGHDLSWLQQPADPGEQTHMYDPQAYVGIDEIAAAITASGDWRVDVNETRPRPPGAISTHHVSDVVLRAVRLDHHRS from the coding sequence ATGACAGACCATGCCCACGAAGCCTCCGAACACACACCGCACCAGAGCATCGTCCGGAAATGCGACGTCGCCGTCATCGGCGGATCAGCGGCCGGGTTGGCGGCCGCGCTACAGCTCGCTCGTCAGCGACGCTCGGTCATCGTCATCGACGACGGCACGCCGCGGAACGCGCCGGCGGCGCACATGCACGGGTACCTCGGACGTGAGGGCACCCCGCCCGAGGCGATGCGGGCCATCGGGCGCGAAGAGGTCCGCAGCTACGGTGGCAGCGTCCTGCACGGCCGTGTCCTGGCGGTGCGGAAGGAGGACGACGGGTTCCACCTCGCCCTCTCGGGCGGCCACGGCCTCGTCGCCCGCCGGATCCTGGCCGCGACCGGCATCGTCGACGAGCTTCCCGACATCGAGGGCCTCGCCGAGCGGTGGGGCGCTCAGGTGTTCAACTGCCCGTTCTGCCACGGCTGGGAGGCCCGCGACCTGCGGGTCGTGCAGATCGTCACGTCGCCGATGGGACTGCATCCGACTCCACTGATGCGGCACCTGACCGATCGGTTGACAGTGGTGCTGCATGACGCGACGGGGATCGACCCGGACGCGGTAAAGACCCTCGTCGCCTCCGGGGTCCCGGTGGTCGAGAGTGCGGTGCGCCGGTTGACCGACGCCGACGCGGACGGGTCACTCGTCGTCGAGCTTGCCGACGGTCACAGCCTGCCGGCCGACGCGATCCTCACCGGGGGCCGGTTCCGTCCCCGGGTCGAGATGCTCGCCGGGCTCGGCGTCGACACCACCGCCCACCCCAGCGGACTCGGTGACCTCGTCGCGGTCGACCCCGCCGGACGTACCAGCGTGGAGGGCGTCTTCGCCGCCGGGAACCTGACCGACCCGAGCGGCCAGGTCCTGCAGTCCGCGGCGAACGGTAGCTGGATCGGCGCCCAGATCGCTTTCAGCCTCGCCGCCGAGGACATCACGGCGGGTGCCCGCCCCTCCGGCGTCGCGATCGAGTGGGACAGCCGCTACGGGGACCAGGAGCGGGTGTGGAGCGCCAACCCGAACGGCACCCTCGTGGCGGAGGTGGCGGACCTGCCCCCGGGGCGGGCGCTCGACGTCGGCGCGGGTGAGGGAGCCGACGCGCTCTGGCTGGCCGAACGCGGCTGGCAGGTGACCGCCTCCGACGTCTCCGCCACGGCACTCGACCGCATCCGGGCCGAAGCGGAACGTCGTGGGCTCGACGTGCGCACGCTGCACCGCGACGCCAACGACCCCGCCGCGTACGCGGACCAGACCTACGACCTCGTCTCCCTGCAGTACGGCTCGTTCCAGCGCACCCCCGAGCAGCGCGGACTGCGTAACCTCCTCGACGCCGTGGCCGTCGGTGGGACGCTGCTCGTCGTCGGCCACGACCTGAGCTGGCTCCAGCAGCCGGCGGACCCCGGCGAGCAGACCCACATGTACGACCCGCAGGCGTACGTCGGCATCGACGAGATCGCTGCCGCCATCACGGCTTCGGGCGACTGGCGCGTCGACGTGAACGAGACCCGCCCGCGCCCCCCGGGGGCGATCAGCACCCACCACGTCAGCGACGTCGTGCTGCGCGCCGTCCGACTGGATCACCACAGGAGCTAA